One window of Campylobacter avium LMG 24591 genomic DNA carries:
- a CDS encoding oligopeptide:H+ symporter, with amino-acid sequence MLFWSVFEQQPTTYNLFAKDFMDRSVFGFEIPAAWFQSLNSLFILIIAPLLSFLWLFLANKKKDPDSMSKFILGLVFAGLSFLIMYFAASYVTASEDSSGNFAKVSSLWMVASFFCLTVGELCLSPVGMSVMTKIAPKILQNQVMGLFFVSISLGNLVAGLIGGGVNLENIKNLPDIFMDCVIMLFIVALVVLLIKKPIYMLLKTDKI; translated from the coding sequence TTGCTTTTTTGGTCTGTTTTTGAGCAACAACCAACAACTTATAATCTTTTCGCAAAAGACTTTATGGATAGAAGTGTTTTTGGTTTTGAAATTCCAGCGGCTTGGTTTCAGTCTTTAAATTCACTTTTTATACTTATCATAGCACCTCTTTTAAGCTTTTTGTGGCTTTTTTTAGCAAACAAGAAAAAAGATCCTGATTCTATGTCTAAATTTATACTAGGTCTTGTTTTTGCGGGACTTTCCTTTTTGATAATGTATTTTGCAGCCTCTTATGTAACAGCAAGTGAGGATTCAAGCGGAAATTTTGCTAAGGTTTCTTCCTTGTGGATGGTTGCTTCTTTTTTTTGCCTAACTGTAGGAGAGCTTTGCTTAAGCCCTGTTGGTATGTCTGTGATGACAAAGATAGCTCCTAAAATTTTGCAAAATCAAGTTATGGGATTATTTTTCGTAAGCATATCCTTAGGAAATTTAGTAGCTGGGCTAATAGGCGGTGGTGTTAATTTAGAAAATATCAAAAATCTTCCGGATATATTTATGGACTGCGTTATAATGCTTTTTATAGTAGCCCTTGTTGTTTTGCTTATCAAAAAGCCAATTTATATGCTTTTAAAAACAGATAAAATTTAA
- a CDS encoding peptide MFS transporter, translated as MKNSNLDRAFLGHPKPLSSLFSLEIWERFSYYGIRALLVFFMTASVLDGGLGLSREYASAVVGVFAGALYLATLPGGYIADNYLGQKRAVFMGAVVVALGHLSIAFSYFYSFMFYIGLVLIVIGTGFFKPCSSVMVGMLYKKEDTRRDAGFTLFYMGINIGALIAPIICGFFSDKYGYHIGLGIGGLGMLIALAVFYFKTIPAFEDFEKEVGLNGSWKEPVQKKGFVKYLFIGFILIVAIVTALCAIGIISLNPVLIATYMTIIIALASLAYFIFLLFLPSISLDEKKSLIPFVVLFVASCFFGLFLSNNQQLIIFSQKTLWIEVFLVLKFQRLGFSL; from the coding sequence ATGAAAAATTCAAATTTAGACAGGGCATTTTTAGGGCATCCAAAGCCCTTAAGCTCACTTTTTAGCTTAGAAATTTGGGAAAGATTTTCTTACTATGGCATTAGAGCCTTGTTAGTTTTTTTTATGACTGCTTCCGTGCTTGATGGAGGGCTTGGACTTAGCAGAGAGTATGCAAGTGCTGTTGTTGGAGTGTTTGCGGGTGCTTTATATCTTGCTACCTTGCCCGGAGGCTACATAGCTGATAATTATCTAGGTCAAAAAAGAGCAGTTTTTATGGGAGCTGTTGTTGTGGCTTTGGGGCATTTAAGCATAGCATTTTCTTATTTTTACAGCTTTATGTTTTATATAGGGCTTGTGCTTATAGTGATTGGCACTGGCTTTTTTAAGCCTTGTTCTTCTGTTATGGTTGGTATGCTTTATAAAAAAGAGGATACTAGAAGGGACGCTGGTTTTACTCTTTTTTATATGGGTATAAACATAGGTGCTTTGATAGCTCCTATAATTTGTGGCTTTTTTTCTGATAAATATGGCTATCACATAGGACTTGGCATAGGCGGACTTGGTATGTTAATAGCCTTAGCGGTGTTTTATTTTAAAACCATACCTGCCTTTGAGGACTTTGAAAAAGAGGTCGGCTTAAATGGCTCTTGGAAAGAACCTGTGCAAAAAAAAGGCTTTGTAAAATACTTATTTATAGGCTTTATCCTCATAGTAGCCATTGTTACAGCTCTTTGTGCTATAGGTATTATAAGTCTTAATCCAGTCTTAATAGCTACTTATATGACCATCATCATAGCCCTTGCTTCTTTAGCTTATTTCATCTTTTTGCTTTTTTTACCAAGCATAAGCTTAGATGAGAAAAAAAGCTTAATTCCTTTTGTCGTGCTTTTTGTGGCTTCTTGCTTTTTTGGTCTGTTTTTGAGCAACAACCAACAACTTATAATCTTTTCGCAAAAGACTTTATGGATAGAAGTGTTTTTGGTTTTGAAATTCCAGCGGCTTGGTTTCAGTCTTTAA
- a CDS encoding hydrogenase maturation nickel metallochaperone HypA, with amino-acid sequence MHELSIVEALLNQCEQEARKNKAKKVDELYVKIGRLSGVEVDLFVNTFETFKKTSSFCENAKLFVEIAELSISCECGFEGILEKNVFFCPLCKGKNLKVIDGEELYLMRLCMS; translated from the coding sequence ATGCACGAGTTATCCATAGTTGAGGCTTTGCTAAATCAATGCGAACAAGAGGCTAGAAAAAATAAGGCTAAAAAAGTTGATGAGCTTTATGTAAAGATAGGTCGCTTAAGCGGGGTTGAGGTGGATTTGTTTGTAAATACTTTTGAAACCTTTAAGAAAACTTCCTCCTTTTGCGAAAATGCTAAGCTTTTCGTTGAGATAGCCGAGTTAAGTATCTCTTGTGAGTGCGGTTTTGAAGGCATTTTAGAAAAAAATGTATTTTTCTGCCCTCTTTGCAAGGGCAAAAATTTAAAGGTAATAGACGGAGAGGAACTTTACTTAATGAGACTTTGTATGAGCTAA
- the hypE gene encoding hydrogenase expression/formation protein HypE, with the protein MKEIQLAHGGGGEEMSELIGKIFSSLDNEVLRQANDAALLDDLAFSTDSFTLSPLFLDDNVNIGKLCVCGSVNDVLMVGAKPLYMSLAFIIEEGFSFAKLEKILQSINTEAKNAGVKVVCGDTKVVPKGKADELYINTSVLGKNIKKLETKNIKAGLSVVLSGDVGRHGAAVLVQRNELEADVKSDCKCLKDEVFALLEANLGIVCMRDATRGGLSAVLNEWSLQSGFDILIKEENIAIKDEVAGLCELFGYEPYELANEGRFLLCIEKKDEQKALEILKKFNENANIIGEILPSKEARVIVQNAYGAKRYLEVPKGELLPRIC; encoded by the coding sequence ATGAAAGAAATTCAACTAGCCCACGGGGGCGGAGGCGAGGAAATGTCTGAGCTTATAGGCAAAATTTTTTCAAGTCTTGATAATGAAGTTTTAAGACAGGCAAATGATGCTGCCTTGCTTGATGATCTAGCTTTTAGCACAGATAGCTTTACTTTAAGTCCTCTTTTTTTGGATGATAATGTAAATATAGGAAAGCTTTGTGTGTGTGGCTCTGTAAATGATGTCTTAATGGTAGGTGCAAAGCCTTTGTATATGAGTTTAGCCTTTATAATAGAAGAGGGTTTTTCTTTTGCTAAATTAGAAAAAATTTTACAAAGTATAAACACAGAGGCTAAAAATGCCGGTGTAAAAGTAGTTTGTGGCGATACAAAGGTAGTGCCAAAGGGCAAGGCTGATGAGCTTTATATAAATACAAGTGTGCTTGGTAAAAACATCAAAAAACTAGAAACAAAAAACATAAAAGCAGGACTTAGTGTAGTGCTTTCAGGCGATGTGGGTAGGCACGGAGCTGCTGTTTTGGTGCAAAGAAATGAGCTTGAAGCTGATGTTAAGAGTGATTGTAAGTGTTTAAAAGATGAGGTTTTTGCACTTTTAGAAGCAAATTTAGGCATTGTTTGTATGAGGGATGCCACAAGAGGAGGGCTTAGTGCTGTGCTTAATGAATGGAGCTTACAAAGTGGCTTTGATATACTAATAAAAGAAGAAAATATAGCCATAAAAGATGAGGTAGCAGGACTTTGTGAGCTTTTTGGCTATGAGCCTTATGAACTTGCAAACGAGGGTAGATTTTTGCTTTGTATAGAAAAAAAAGATGAGCAAAAGGCCTTAGAGATACTTAAAAAATTTAATGAAAATGCAAATATTATAGGAGAAATTTTGCCAAGCAAGGAAGCTAGGGTAATAGTGCAAAATGCTTACGGGGCAAAAAGATACCTAGAGGTTCCAAAGGGCGAGCTTTTGCCAAGGATTTGCTAA
- the hypD gene encoding hydrogenase formation protein HypD produces MNFIDDFRSKDTILAFKKLIEKNVKKPINIMEICGGHTHSIMKYALPSILPKEINFIHGPGCPVCVMPRERIDTAIKLASNEDVIFCTLGDLLRVPGSSISLLELRAKGADVRALYSPLDVLNIAKENLDKKIIFFALGFETTTPMSALLLENVIKEDLKNVFFHINHITVPNAVHSIMQDENVKINAFLGPSHVSVITGYKIYEDIAKRYKTPIAVSGFEPVDIMESVLNIILQINEGKFEVFNQYKRAVSELGNTKAQALVKKYFTPCDFEFRGLGLIKDSGLELRAEFSQYDASKLFDCEVESKKESKACICGQILRGLAKPYECKVFGKACTPKSPIGSCMVSGEGACAAYYKYSKAM; encoded by the coding sequence ATGAATTTTATAGATGATTTTCGCTCAAAAGATACCATTCTAGCCTTTAAAAAACTCATAGAAAAAAATGTAAAAAAACCAATAAATATAATGGAAATTTGCGGAGGGCATACTCATAGTATTATGAAATATGCTTTACCTAGTATTTTACCAAAAGAGATAAATTTCATACACGGACCGGGCTGTCCTGTTTGTGTTATGCCAAGAGAAAGAATAGACACCGCCATAAAACTTGCCTCAAACGAAGATGTTATTTTTTGCACCTTAGGAGACTTGCTAAGGGTTCCGGGAAGCAGTATATCCTTGCTTGAACTTCGTGCAAAAGGAGCTGATGTAAGAGCGCTTTACTCTCCTCTTGATGTCTTAAATATAGCTAAAGAAAATTTAGATAAAAAGATAATCTTTTTCGCACTTGGCTTTGAAACAACCACTCCTATGTCAGCACTTTTGCTTGAAAATGTTATAAAAGAAGATCTTAAAAATGTTTTTTTTCATATAAATCACATAACAGTGCCAAATGCCGTGCATAGCATAATGCAAGATGAAAATGTAAAGATAAACGCCTTTTTAGGACCCTCTCACGTAAGCGTTATAACGGGATATAAAATTTATGAGGATATAGCTAAGAGATATAAAACGCCCATAGCTGTTAGCGGTTTTGAACCTGTTGATATAATGGAATCTGTTTTAAATATAATCTTACAAATAAATGAAGGAAAATTTGAGGTTTTTAATCAATACAAAAGAGCCGTAAGCGAACTTGGCAACACAAAGGCTCAGGCTTTGGTTAAGAAGTATTTTACGCCTTGTGATTTTGAATTTAGAGGGCTTGGACTTATAAAGGATTCTGGCTTAGAATTAAGGGCTGAGTTTTCACAATATGACGCAAGCAAGCTCTTTGATTGTGAGGTTGAAAGCAAGAAAGAAAGCAAAGCCTGTATCTGCGGTCAAATTTTAAGAGGACTTGCAAAGCCTTATGAATGCAAGGTTTTTGGCAAGGCTTGCACCCCTAAAAGTCCTATAGGAAGCTGTATGGTTTCAGGCGAGGGTGCTTGTGCGGCTTATTATAAATACTCAAAGGCTATGTAA
- a CDS encoding HypC/HybG/HupF family hydrogenase formation chaperone, translated as MCLSIPSEILEIDEHNNALVQTLGVKRRVNLDLVPEACTVGDFVLIHVGVAMEKIDKEYAKESIKMYEEIAFKMQNGEIDENEGNLGLNEFYR; from the coding sequence ATGTGCCTCTCAATACCATCTGAAATTTTAGAAATAGATGAGCATAATAATGCCTTAGTGCAAACGCTTGGAGTAAAAAGAAGGGTAAATTTAGATCTTGTGCCAGAAGCTTGTACGGTGGGTGATTTTGTACTAATTCATGTTGGCGTGGCTATGGAAAAGATAGATAAAGAATATGCCAAAGAAAGCATAAAGATGTATGAAGAAATAGCCTTTAAAATGCAAAATGGCGAGATAGATGAAAATGAAGGGAATTTAGGACTTAATGAATTTTATAGATGA
- the hypB gene encoding hydrogenase nickel incorporation protein HypB, which translates to MCKEHTCFEQNEEKKEVLVKKQILYKNIEEARHNQKTFNENSILCINLMSSAGSGKTTLLESTIKALKEEIKIAVIEGDLETNNDANRVIKAGAKAYQITTGQTCHLDAFMVEKALKHIDLKQTNLLFIENVGNLVCPASYALGEHINVVLLSVTEGSDKPQKYPVMFRKADVVVISKADLAPHFDFNFDEAIKGCKDLNPNVKVIKLDAKNGTNLNEWLDFLRKEVKNVPLNTI; encoded by the coding sequence ATGTGTAAAGAGCACACTTGTTTTGAACAAAATGAGGAAAAAAAAGAAGTTTTAGTAAAAAAACAAATACTTTATAAAAACATAGAAGAAGCAAGGCATAATCAAAAAACATTTAATGAAAACTCCATACTGTGCATAAATTTAATGTCTTCAGCAGGAAGTGGCAAAACAACGCTTTTAGAAAGCACTATAAAGGCTTTAAAAGAAGAAATAAAAATAGCCGTTATAGAGGGCGATTTAGAGACAAATAATGACGCAAACAGAGTTATAAAAGCTGGTGCAAAGGCTTATCAAATCACCACAGGACAGACCTGCCATCTAGATGCCTTTATGGTTGAAAAAGCACTTAAGCATATAGATTTAAAGCAAACTAACTTACTTTTTATAGAAAATGTTGGAAATTTAGTTTGTCCAGCTTCTTATGCTTTAGGAGAGCATATAAATGTGGTTTTATTATCTGTTACTGAGGGTAGCGATAAGCCTCAAAAATACCCTGTGATGTTTAGAAAGGCTGATGTGGTTGTCATTTCAAAAGCTGATTTAGCACCTCATTTTGACTTTAATTTTGATGAGGCTATTAAGGGCTGTAAGGACTTAAATCCTAATGTAAAAGTGATAAAACTTGATGCAAAAAATGGAACAAATTTAAATGAATGGCTTGATTTTTTAAGAAAGGAAGTTAAAAATGTGCCTCTCAATACCATCTGA
- a CDS encoding MetQ/NlpA family ABC transporter substrate-binding protein: MKIRALLLSFLIALGANAAENEIIVGATPVPHAEILNFIKPTLEKQGYKLVVKEFNDYVQPNLATDSKELDANFFQHIPYLDEFNNVRKTKLVNAGAVHIEPMAVYSKKYKNIKDVKAGATVAVPNDPTNESRALDIIANAGLVSFKNVPLKTPVDIVKNPLKLKFKELKAAQVPRALDEVDLAIINSNYALGANLNPSKDSIFIESKNSPYVNIVVVKQGNENSAKTKALVKALQSDEVRKFIDEKYKGSVIHINALK, translated from the coding sequence ATGAAAATTCGTGCTTTGCTTTTATCGTTTCTTATAGCCTTAGGTGCAAACGCTGCTGAAAATGAAATTATAGTTGGTGCTACGCCGGTTCCTCACGCTGAAATTTTAAATTTCATAAAACCTACTTTGGAAAAACAAGGATACAAACTAGTTGTTAAGGAATTTAATGACTATGTTCAGCCAAATTTAGCAACAGATAGCAAGGAACTTGACGCTAATTTCTTTCAACATATACCTTACCTAGATGAATTTAACAATGTTAGAAAAACAAAGCTTGTAAATGCCGGTGCTGTTCATATAGAGCCTATGGCGGTGTATTCTAAAAAATACAAAAATATAAAAGATGTAAAAGCTGGTGCAACAGTAGCTGTTCCAAATGACCCAACAAATGAAAGCAGAGCCTTAGATATAATAGCCAATGCAGGTCTTGTAAGCTTTAAAAATGTGCCTTTAAAAACTCCTGTTGATATAGTGAAAAATCCTCTTAAACTTAAATTCAAAGAATTAAAAGCAGCCCAGGTGCCTAGGGCTTTAGATGAAGTGGATTTAGCTATCATAAACTCAAACTACGCCTTGGGTGCAAACCTAAATCCTAGCAAAGATTCCATCTTTATAGAAAGCAAAAATAGCCCTTATGTCAATATAGTCGTAGTTAAACAGGGAAATGAAAATAGCGCAAAAACAAAAGCACTTGTAAAGGCCTTGCAAAGTGATGAAGTTAGAAAATTCATAGATGAGAAATACAAGGGCTCAGTAATACACATAAACGCATTAAAATAA
- a CDS encoding MetQ/NlpA family ABC transporter substrate-binding protein, with product MKKLAFLFLFFSLALYAKTISIAITPVPYGDIMKFSAPMFKERGYELKVIEFTDYSIPNKILLDKQVDANLFQHKPYLDEFNRANKSNLATLASIAIFPMAVYSQKIKDLKDVKEGFTVAIPNDPTNESRALELLESAKLIELDKKIKLKTPLNIVKNPFKLKFKELKAAQVPRALDDVDIAVINTDYALDFGLNPKKDSIYLEDPNSPYANFVVVRAEDINSEKSKVIKEILNSPQVKDFILKNYSDSTIPTF from the coding sequence ATGAAAAAACTTGCTTTTTTGTTTTTATTTTTTAGTCTTGCTTTATATGCTAAAACCATAAGCATAGCGATAACGCCTGTTCCTTACGGCGATATTATGAAATTTAGCGCGCCTATGTTTAAAGAAAGAGGTTATGAACTTAAGGTGATAGAATTTACTGATTATTCTATACCAAATAAAATACTTTTAGACAAGCAAGTTGATGCAAATTTGTTTCAACACAAGCCATATTTAGACGAATTTAATAGGGCTAATAAATCAAATCTTGCCACGCTTGCAAGCATAGCAATCTTTCCTATGGCTGTATATTCTCAAAAAATCAAAGACCTAAAAGATGTTAAAGAAGGCTTTACCGTAGCTATACCAAACGACCCTACAAATGAAAGCAGAGCCTTAGAGCTTTTAGAAAGCGCAAAGTTAATAGAACTTGACAAGAAAATCAAGCTCAAAACACCACTAAACATAGTGAAAAATCCTTTTAAGCTTAAATTTAAAGAGCTAAAAGCAGCCCAGGTGCCTCGTGCCTTGGATGATGTTGATATAGCCGTGATTAATACTGACTATGCGCTTGATTTTGGACTAAATCCTAAAAAAGATTCGATTTATTTAGAAGACCCAAATAGTCCTTACGCAAATTTCGTTGTGGTAAGAGCTGAGGATATAAACAGCGAAAAATCAAAGGTGATAAAAGAAATTTTAAACAGCCCGCAGGTAAAAGATTTTATCTTAAAAAATTATTCTGATTCAACAATACCAACCTTTTAA
- a CDS encoding MetQ/NlpA family ABC transporter substrate-binding protein, translated as MKKIFAFLLFLNFLLASDKSIIIGSTPTPYGEILAFSKSLFEAKGYKLEHKEFSDYVTPNLALDSKELDANLYQHKPFLDDFNHNKGTKLENIGTVILIPMAIYSKNIKNLKDLKDGSVVSLPNDPTNESRALELLEKASLIKVKNKPLKTALDIVENKKNLKFKPLKAAQLPRSLDDVDIAVIPANYALGASLKPYKDGLFVENDKNYAIVIAVRKEDLSSEKTKVIKEVLQSKEMKEYIKKTFSDSLIPIF; from the coding sequence ATGAAAAAAATTTTTGCCTTTTTGCTCTTTTTAAATTTCTTGCTTGCAAGCGATAAAAGCATTATCATAGGCTCCACCCCTACTCCTTATGGCGAAATTTTGGCCTTTAGCAAAAGTTTATTTGAGGCAAAAGGCTACAAGCTAGAGCATAAGGAATTTTCAGATTATGTAACCCCAAATTTAGCTCTAGATAGCAAGGAATTAGATGCGAATTTGTATCAACACAAGCCTTTTTTAGATGATTTTAACCACAACAAAGGCACAAAGCTAGAAAACATAGGCACAGTTATACTCATACCTATGGCTATATACTCAAAAAATATAAAAAATCTTAAAGATTTAAAAGATGGCTCTGTTGTGTCCTTGCCAAACGACCCAACAAATGAAAGCAGAGCTCTAGAACTGCTTGAAAAAGCCTCTCTTATAAAGGTAAAAAACAAACCTTTAAAAACAGCTCTTGACATAGTAGAAAACAAGAAAAATCTAAAATTTAAGCCCCTAAAAGCAGCCCAGCTTCCAAGATCTCTTGATGATGTAGATATAGCTGTCATACCTGCAAACTACGCCTTAGGAGCTTCCTTAAAGCCTTATAAAGACGGACTTTTTGTTGAAAATGACAAAAACTACGCCATAGTTATAGCTGTGAGAAAAGAGGATTTAAGCTCAGAAAAAACAAAGGTGATAAAAGAGGTTTTACAAAGCAAAGAGATGAAAGAGTATATAAAAAAGACTTTTTCTGATTCTTTGATACCTATCTTTTAA
- the flgA gene encoding flagellar basal body P-ring formation chaperone FlgA: MFRLFFALAFFVVFASAANLEEIKLALVKEYKNNFPQLIIKNITLKTNSLPKDFNSLKFIRLANARFNKANGYVKAEFFDSQNIKRSVFFRYFIKASLQVLRANKDINRGENLVATDYNLVLMDFDRVPLGALSSTDDLNIVSKTVIKKNAILKKNMFKEIDLIKRNDNIMGILKDLGVNMMVELKAIEGGKIGEKIRLKNKEGKVVEGLIIDKNTVQIQ; this comes from the coding sequence ATGTTTAGGCTATTTTTCGCACTTGCATTTTTTGTTGTTTTTGCAAGTGCTGCAAATTTAGAAGAAATCAAACTAGCCCTTGTAAAAGAATATAAAAACAACTTCCCACAACTCATCATAAAAAATATCACTCTAAAAACAAACTCTCTCCCAAAGGACTTTAACTCCTTGAAATTCATAAGGCTTGCAAATGCTCGTTTTAACAAGGCAAATGGCTATGTGAAGGCTGAATTTTTTGATTCTCAAAATATAAAAAGGTCTGTTTTTTTTAGATATTTCATAAAGGCTAGCTTGCAGGTTTTAAGGGCGAATAAAGATATAAATAGAGGCGAAAACTTGGTTGCAACTGATTATAATTTAGTTCTTATGGATTTTGATAGAGTTCCTTTAGGAGCCTTATCAAGCACAGATGATTTAAACATAGTCTCAAAAACTGTGATAAAAAAGAATGCTATTTTGAAAAAAAATATGTTTAAAGAAATTGATTTGATTAAACGAAATGACAATATTATGGGAATTTTAAAGGATTTAGGGGTAAATATGATGGTTGAGCTAAAGGCTATTGAGGGTGGAAAAATAGGAGAAAAAATAAGGCTTAAAAATAAAGAAGGCAAGGTGGTTGAGGGTTTAATCATAGACAAAAATACGGTGCAAATTCAATGA
- a CDS encoding UbiX family flavin prenyltransferase yields the protein MKILVLISGASGVELGFYLLKALENISDVKTYCVLSDSALKSFCAENKTDENPIDFFTKKLKLAKTEFFNNNNLAAPISSGSFGIDKTIIAPCSINTLAQIYSGFADTLISRAAAVALKERKSLIIALREMPLSSIVLKQAYKLSKQGVIIAPPIYANYSKNENLQDLINFFVGKWLSLMDIEHNLYKKWE from the coding sequence ATGAAAATTTTAGTTTTAATCAGCGGAGCAAGTGGGGTCGAACTTGGCTTTTATCTTTTAAAGGCTTTAGAAAATATAAGTGATGTAAAAACTTACTGTGTGCTTAGTGATAGTGCTTTAAAAAGCTTTTGTGCTGAAAATAAAACCGATGAAAATCCAATAGATTTTTTCACAAAAAAATTAAAGCTTGCAAAAACTGAATTTTTTAATAATAACAACCTAGCAGCACCAATTTCTAGCGGTTCTTTTGGCATTGATAAAACAATCATAGCTCCTTGTTCCATCAACACCTTAGCGCAAATTTACTCAGGTTTTGCAGATACCCTGATAAGCAGGGCAGCAGCAGTGGCCTTAAAAGAAAGAAAAAGCCTAATTATAGCACTTAGAGAAATGCCGCTTTCAAGCATTGTTTTAAAACAAGCTTATAAGCTAAGTAAGCAAGGAGTTATCATAGCTCCACCGATTTATGCTAATTATTCTAAAAACGAAAATTTGCAGGATTTAATAAATTTTTTCGTTGGAAAATGGCTTTCTTTAATGGACATAGAGCATAATTTATATAAAAAATGGGAATAA
- the coaD gene encoding pantetheine-phosphate adenylyltransferase, whose protein sequence is MTCLYPGTFDPITNGHLDVIKRALKIFDEVVIAVAKSEHKRPCFDIETRKNLVALATSSLEDKNIRIISFDNLLVDLAKELKINTIIRGLRAISDFEYELQIGYANNALWNEFETVYLMPNLKNAFISSSIVRSISAHGGDVSTLVPKEILPFLRDKKCM, encoded by the coding sequence ATGACTTGTTTATATCCTGGCACCTTTGATCCTATCACTAACGGGCATTTAGATGTGATAAAAAGGGCTTTAAAAATTTTTGATGAAGTGGTTATAGCAGTAGCAAAAAGCGAGCACAAAAGGCCTTGCTTTGACATAGAAACTAGAAAAAATTTGGTGGCTCTTGCAACCTCTAGCTTGGAAGATAAAAATATAAGAATAATAAGCTTTGACAATCTCTTGGTTGATTTAGCAAAAGAGCTTAAAATCAATACCATTATAAGAGGCTTAAGGGCAATTAGCGACTTTGAGTATGAGCTACAAATTGGCTACGCAAATAATGCCTTATGGAATGAATTTGAAACTGTTTATTTAATGCCAAATTTAAAAAATGCTTTCATATCAAGTTCTATAGTGCGTTCTATAAGTGCTCACGGAGGCGATGTGAGCACTTTGGTTCCTAAAGAAATTTTGCCATTTTTAAGGGATAAAAAATGTATGTAG
- the tmk gene encoding dTMP kinase, producing the protein MYVVLEGVDCVGKSTQIKLLKDYFKDALFTFEPGNTKLGKELRKLLLNSDFDICKEAECLLFLADRAQHFNELISKNKDKLIISDRSLISGMAYAKDFDKELLFRLNSFALSDFFPDKIIFLKADENTLKARLNSKNLDSIEKRGLEYFLQIQRKIEESILFLKEKKQNISYIILDAKDDKHIINKKIKDFIND; encoded by the coding sequence ATGTATGTAGTGCTTGAGGGCGTGGACTGTGTGGGCAAAAGCACTCAAATAAAGCTTTTAAAAGACTATTTTAAGGACGCACTTTTTACATTTGAACCGGGCAATACAAAACTTGGCAAAGAGCTAAGAAAACTACTTTTAAACAGCGATTTTGATATATGCAAAGAGGCTGAGTGTTTGTTATTTTTGGCCGATAGAGCACAGCATTTTAACGAGCTTATATCTAAAAATAAAGACAAATTAATCATAAGCGATAGAAGCTTAATCTCTGGCATGGCCTATGCTAAAGACTTTGATAAAGAGCTACTGTTTAGACTAAATTCCTTTGCTTTGAGTGATTTTTTCCCTGATAAAATCATCTTTTTAAAAGCCGATGAAAACACCTTAAAAGCTAGGTTAAATTCAAAAAATTTAGATAGCATAGAAAAAAGAGGGCTTGAGTATTTTTTGCAAATTCAAAGAAAGATAGAAGAAAGTATTTTGTTCTTAAAAGAAAAAAAACAAAATATATCTTATATAATACTAGACGCAAAAGATGACAAGCACATAATAAATAAAAAAATAAAGGACTTTATAAATGATTAG